Proteins from one Triticum aestivum cultivar Chinese Spring chromosome 7A, IWGSC CS RefSeq v2.1, whole genome shotgun sequence genomic window:
- the LOC123153310 gene encoding uncharacterized protein encodes MENPDGHAEADVGAGLGSDLLLDAYDTSAGATTSRARAAGILPRPFPEPPRASSPAAPPPCRDGVLGLAGRRGPAGQCRCPLRPPPHQPEPLLVVARGWRTPTATQKLMWGQVWAATRPGSPIVALGRRGGGSGQRPGGVEEARLWDVVTLDCLDVDAWTALIEETERIVESEILKIRKVYDAFRAEFPLCFGYWKKYADHEGRLDGVNKVFEVYERAVLAVTYSVDIWCNYCQLAISTYNDPDVIRRLFNRGLAYVGTDYGSNTLWDEYIKNEESLQAWSHLAVVYTRILEHPIKQLDRYFNWDGSNGGARAGEVRRLRRTATATAEEKVDAMGAATEEAEEKADIVHLLHGYSRGGGEGGCHGLAALVGVLEDGTPAVPPPVLSGLPRVILLNLRSFCRDLDGKLEAGRVLVQHKLM; translated from the exons ATGGAGAACCCCGACGGCCACGCAGAAGCTGACGTGGGGGCAGGTCTGGGCAGCGACCTCCTCCTCGATGCCTACGACACCAGCGCCGGCGCAACCACCTCGCGCGCCCGCGCGGCCGGTATTCTTCCCCGGCCGTTTCCCGAGCCACCACGCGCCTCCTCCCCTGCCGCTCCGCCGCCATGCCGGGACGGCGTACTGGGCCTTGCTGGACGCCGAGGACCGGCGGGTCAATGCCGCTGCCCACTTCGGCCTCCACCACACCAGCCCGAACCATTGCTCGTGGTCGCGCGGGGATGGAGAACCCCGACGGCCACGCAGAAGTTGATGTGGGGGCAGGTCTGGGCAGCGACCCGTCCAGGCTCCCCCATCGTCGCCCTTGGACGCCGTGGAGGCGGGTCTGGGCAACGACCCGGCGGAG TGGAAGAGGCTAGGTTATGGGATGTTGTCACCTTGGATTGCTTAGACGTCGATGCTTGGACCGCACTTATTGAAGAGACGGAGAGGATTGTTGAG AGCGAGATATTAAAAATACGGAAAGTGTATGATGCATTCCGTGCGGAGTTCCCTCTGTGCTTTGGCTATTGGAAGAAATATGCAGATCATGAAGGCCGTCTAGATGGTGTCAATAAAGTTTTTGAGGTGTATGAACGGGCAGTTCTTGCAGTTACTTATTCAGTGGACATATGGTGTAATTATTGTCAGCTTGCGATCTCAACATACAATGACCCAGATGTCATCAGAAG ACTGTTTAATCGGGGTTTAGCATATGTTGGAACAGATTATGGTTCCAATACTTTGTGGGATGAGTACATCAAGAATGAAGAATCACTTCAAGCATGGAGTCATCTAGCTGTGGTATACACAAGAATACTAGAGCACCCTATAAAACAGCTTGATCGGTACTTTAATTG GGATGGCAGCAACGGCGGAGCACGAGCAGGTGAGGTGCGGCGCCTTCGTCGGACCGCTACAGCCACGGCGGAGGAGAAGGTGGACGCCATGGGCGCGGCTacagaggaggcggaggagaaggcggACATCGTGCACTTGCTACACGGCTACagccgaggcggaggagaaggcggATGCCATGGCCTTGCTGCGCTCGTGGGCGTTCTTGAGGATGGTACACCGGCCGTGCCGCCGCCAGTCCTCTCTGGCCTCCCGCGTGTTATCCTTCTCAACCTCCGCTCCTTCTGTCGTGATTTGGATGGGAAATTGGAGGCCGGCCGTGTCCTTGTCCAACACAAATTGATGTAG